The following are encoded together in the Arvicanthis niloticus isolate mArvNil1 chromosome 9, mArvNil1.pat.X, whole genome shotgun sequence genome:
- the Fancd2os gene encoding FANCD2 opposite strand protein has translation MRQLPWSVQSAWSSVGLPMAGYQLWSPWTPLDESFQWLRHTTPTPSSKHPFRASPCFPHTPSDLEVQLCLQEVTLVLDSPLVEPGESPKLPCHTSELRAVSNKKGVVRRPQPVRLSGVDSVFGRVITAQPPKWTGTFRVSDKSAFCKIISREHQWPTGLKEPQIQMTVTMCKQMLRSILLLYATYKKCTFALQHSK, from the exons ATGCGGCAGCTACCCTGGAGCGTGCAATCCGCGTGGAGTTCAGTAG GACTGCCAATGGCAGGCTACCAGCTCTGGTCACCATGGACCCCACTGGATGAGAGTTTCCAATGGCTGCGGCACACTACACCCACCCCTTCCTCCAAACACCCTTTTAGGGCCTCTCCTTGCTTCCCCCATACCCCTTCTGACCTTGAAGTGCAGTTGTGCCTTCAAGAAGTCACACTTGTCTTAGACAGCCCACTTGTGGAACCTGGAGAGAGCCCCAAGTTACCCTGTCACACATCAGAGCTCCGAGCCGTGAGTAACAAGAAAGGGGTGGTGAGGAGGCCCCAGCCGGTCCGCCTCAGTGGAGTGGATTCTGTGTTTGGTAGGGTCATCACAGCCCAGCCCCCCAAGTGGACCGGAACCTTCAGAGTTTCAGACAAGTCAGCCTTCTGCAAAATAATCAGCAGGGAGCACCAGTGGCCTACTGGACTTAAGGAGCCTCAGATCCAAATGACAGTGACTATGTGCAAACAGATGCTACGCTCAATCCTCTTGCTGTATGCAACTTACAAGAAGTGCACCTTTGCCTTGCAGCACTCCAAGTAA